One Echinicola strongylocentroti DNA window includes the following coding sequences:
- a CDS encoding relaxase/mobilization nuclease domain-containing protein — protein sequence MIAKQSIGKNFMGAFDYNLKKMLTSDEWKRAEVLKTNFTSLDREMVKKEVELMKSMNPRLKRNTYHVSLSYGKEEKISNEKMLSIANAYLKGMGFDDNAYFIFRHHDADHPHCHLLALRNRFDGTVVSDSNNYRRSESLVRKLEKKYGLHQVKSSKESKVKAPNKDEIEMVMRTGKPSKKMVLQQIIAKALKQTNTIEDFIHQVEASGANLWFNQASTGRVSGVAYCYDGFKAKGQSLGNQFKWKNIANTLQYEQTRDRQAIGQANARTTSKYPRGLSGNGQKTTRVYGIHSQDAGQSPAHQQKTGQTERSDRDQLSVRNQNEFQTRGDKDGSSKQARTATKDRKEIDLGHQIVSGTIDILDLLLRPVPDSGEVGQIPKKKKKRRKKGRSI from the coding sequence ATGATCGCTAAACAGTCCATCGGCAAAAACTTTATGGGAGCATTTGATTACAATCTTAAAAAGATGCTGACCAGTGATGAATGGAAACGTGCTGAAGTCCTGAAAACCAATTTCACCAGTTTGGACAGGGAAATGGTAAAGAAAGAAGTAGAGCTGATGAAGAGTATGAATCCCAGGCTAAAACGGAACACTTATCATGTCAGTCTAAGCTATGGCAAGGAGGAAAAAATATCAAATGAAAAAATGCTGTCTATAGCCAATGCATACCTGAAAGGTATGGGCTTCGATGACAATGCCTATTTTATTTTCAGGCATCATGATGCCGATCATCCCCATTGCCATTTGCTGGCACTGAGAAACCGATTTGATGGAACCGTGGTCTCAGATAGCAACAATTATAGAAGAAGTGAAAGTCTGGTGCGCAAACTGGAAAAGAAATACGGCCTCCATCAAGTGAAAAGCAGCAAAGAGTCCAAGGTGAAAGCGCCCAATAAGGATGAAATTGAAATGGTAATGAGAACCGGTAAACCCTCCAAGAAAATGGTGCTGCAGCAAATTATTGCAAAGGCCTTAAAACAGACCAATACCATTGAGGATTTTATTCATCAAGTTGAGGCTTCCGGAGCCAACCTTTGGTTCAACCAAGCCAGCACTGGCAGGGTTTCAGGAGTGGCTTATTGTTATGATGGTTTTAAGGCCAAAGGACAATCCCTGGGCAACCAATTCAAATGGAAGAACATCGCAAATACCTTACAATATGAGCAAACTAGAGATCGCCAAGCAATTGGCCAGGCAAACGCAAGAACAACATCAAAATACCCAAGAGGGCTATCAGGAAATGGTCAAAAAACAACTCGAGTTTATGGGATACATTCCCAAGATGCAGGACAGTCTCCTGCACATCAGCAGAAAACTGGACAGACAGAACGATCAGATCGAGACCAATTATCAGTGCGGAATCAAAATGAATTCCAAACTCGAGGTGATAAAGATGGATCTTCAAAACAAGCACGAACAGCAACAAAAGATCGAAAAGAAATTGACCTTGGTCATCAAATTGTTAGTGGCACCATTGATATTCTTGATTTGCTGCTTAGGCCTGTTCCTGATTCTGGGGAGGTAGGTCAAATTCCTAAGAAGAAAAAAAAGAGACGGAAAAAGGGTAGAAGTATTTAA
- the mobC gene encoding plasmid mobilization relaxosome protein MobC, whose protein sequence is MGRPKKPVDQKRNIKFTFRMTEEEVRLLGSLCEVAAMPAADVVRACVFKNRLPKAKVPKLDRQTYVELKRIGNNINQIARQLNSKFEVPADRMKAIETLSAKLDQVIKLLLYDR, encoded by the coding sequence ATGGGAAGACCAAAGAAACCCGTAGACCAGAAGAGAAATATAAAGTTTACTTTCCGGATGACCGAAGAGGAGGTCCGGCTATTGGGGAGTTTATGCGAGGTGGCAGCGATGCCGGCCGCTGACGTGGTCAGGGCCTGCGTATTCAAAAATAGGTTGCCCAAGGCGAAGGTCCCCAAACTGGACAGACAGACCTATGTGGAACTCAAAAGAATTGGCAATAACATCAACCAAATTGCCAGGCAACTCAATTCAAAATTTGAGGTGCCAGCAGACAGGATGAAGGCGATTGAAACACTTTCTGCAAAACTGGACCAGGTCATTAAACTGCTGCTCTATGATCGCTAA
- a CDS encoding toprim domain-containing protein codes for MNIKQANELSIIGFLGKLGIKPSKISGDSYFYHSPYRKENTPSFKVSASKNLWVDFGDDNYGGKVLDLVMKLKPGLSVSDALHYIEDITGNSFSFHPQVSMEKEQEPKITIRSVKAIGSNPALMDYLLHRKVSAETASRFCMEVYYSIGDKKYFGIGNKNENGWAIRNAYWKGSSAQGISYYLGEGNILHMFEGIFDLLSFYERNKKEVESDDFLVLNSLSNMDAAKKILAEFPRVYLYLDNDIQGKAWTKRLLKDFSQCTDQSGNYLGHKDLNDYHRRSKSTGMRR; via the coding sequence ATGAACATCAAACAAGCCAATGAGCTTTCCATTATTGGTTTTCTGGGAAAGCTTGGCATCAAACCATCAAAGATTTCAGGGGACAGTTACTTCTATCATTCCCCGTATAGAAAAGAAAATACACCTTCCTTTAAGGTCAGTGCCTCCAAGAACCTATGGGTTGATTTTGGAGATGACAATTATGGGGGAAAGGTGCTTGATCTGGTCATGAAATTGAAACCAGGGTTGTCCGTTTCCGATGCCCTTCATTACATCGAAGATATTACTGGTAACTCTTTTTCTTTTCATCCACAGGTATCCATGGAAAAGGAGCAGGAACCAAAAATAACTATCCGATCAGTAAAAGCCATTGGAAGCAATCCGGCCTTAATGGATTACCTTCTCCATCGGAAGGTCAGCGCCGAGACGGCATCCAGGTTTTGCATGGAAGTGTATTACTCCATTGGGGACAAAAAGTATTTCGGGATCGGAAATAAGAACGAGAATGGCTGGGCCATTAGGAATGCCTATTGGAAAGGCAGCAGTGCCCAGGGTATTAGTTACTATCTAGGGGAAGGCAATATCCTCCATATGTTCGAAGGGATTTTTGACCTGCTCAGCTTCTATGAGCGAAACAAAAAAGAGGTCGAATCCGATGACTTTCTGGTGCTGAACTCCCTGTCCAACATGGATGCGGCAAAAAAGATTTTGGCAGAGTTTCCACGGGTATACCTTTACCTGGACAACGATATACAGGGCAAGGCGTGGACCAAAAGGTTGCTGAAAGACTTCAGCCAATGCACCGATCAATCAGGCAATTATTTGGGGCATAAAGATCTAAACGATTACCATCGAAGGTCAAAAAGCACTGGCATGCGAAGGTAG
- a CDS encoding helix-turn-helix transcriptional regulator, translating to MNDVILTQIEKEVLVDEIADAVASRLSDVLPAQEPDDELIQIPEVMKLLGRSRTTINNWRKEGFLKEHVFNTRVYFKKSEVMNAGRQKNGFKK from the coding sequence ATGAACGATGTAATCTTAACACAAATTGAAAAGGAGGTATTGGTAGATGAAATCGCCGATGCGGTTGCCTCTCGGCTTTCGGACGTTTTACCTGCCCAAGAGCCGGATGATGAATTGATCCAGATCCCTGAAGTTATGAAGCTTTTGGGTAGGTCCCGCACGACGATCAATAATTGGCGAAAGGAAGGGTTTTTAAAGGAGCATGTCTTTAATACCAGGGTTTATTTCAAAAAGTCGGAGGTCATGAATGCGGGCAGGCAAAAGAACGGCTTTAAAAAATAG
- a CDS encoding JAB domain-containing protein, which produces MDTQSKINVSNKVAEIVLSYRPKVKLFQVPKITSSKEAYEVLLENWDKTKLQFIEQFKVMLLNRSNRVLGVVDVSTGGTSGTVADPKIIFAAAVKSNSSGMILVHNHPSGNRFPSNADNNLTERMVNLGKLMELPVLDHIIVTSESYYSYADEGGL; this is translated from the coding sequence ATGGATACCCAAAGCAAAATCAACGTTTCCAACAAAGTAGCCGAAATCGTTCTTAGTTATCGGCCCAAAGTCAAACTTTTCCAAGTTCCAAAAATCACTTCCTCTAAAGAAGCCTACGAGGTCCTTTTGGAAAACTGGGACAAAACGAAACTTCAATTTATAGAACAGTTTAAAGTGATGTTGCTTAACCGTTCTAACAGAGTTCTTGGAGTCGTTGATGTCTCGACGGGCGGAACCTCTGGAACTGTTGCTGATCCAAAAATCATTTTTGCAGCTGCCGTAAAATCGAATAGTTCAGGAATGATTTTGGTCCACAACCATCCTTCTGGAAATAGATTCCCAAGTAATGCCGATAACAATTTGACTGAACGAATGGTCAACCTAGGTAAATTGATGGAATTGCCAGTTCTGGATCATATAATTGTTACCAGTGAATCCTATTATTCTTATGCTGATGAAGGAGGGCTTTAA
- a CDS encoding RloB family protein, which produces MQPFFFCEGESEEAYVNLLKSHYRLPSIQINAKVGSNNIDNEFIQKYKQDKPTHEKDQDFLMYDLDVKGIRERLKKVSDTILLLSNPCLELWFLLHFKKQTGQIKSKDCCDELSKRNRNYKKGIMDKVLREKLIAKKDQAIARAKVLNSPQNPSSTIYKFLDVLDGLKK; this is translated from the coding sequence ATCCAACCTTTTTTTTTTTGTGAAGGGGAGTCGGAAGAAGCCTATGTCAACTTACTTAAATCCCATTACCGGCTCCCTTCCATACAAATAAACGCAAAGGTTGGTAGCAATAATATAGACAATGAATTTATCCAAAAGTACAAGCAGGACAAACCCACTCATGAAAAGGATCAGGATTTTTTAATGTATGATCTGGATGTCAAGGGGATCAGGGAACGCTTGAAAAAAGTGAGTGACACTATCCTGTTACTTTCAAACCCATGTTTGGAACTTTGGTTTTTATTGCATTTTAAAAAGCAGACTGGACAGATAAAAAGTAAGGATTGTTGTGATGAACTTTCCAAGCGAAATAGAAACTATAAAAAAGGCATCATGGATAAAGTGCTTCGAGAGAAATTGATAGCCAAAAAGGACCAGGCAATTGCAAGGGCAAAAGTGTTGAATTCGCCCCAAAACCCGAGTTCCACCATTTACAAATTTTTAGATGTATTAGATGGATTAAAGAAATAG
- a CDS encoding AAA family ATPase, whose product MVLEIRIKNFFTIAEEVVLDMRAGTINTAKSKQLGDNLFSFEDIEVLKVLAIYGANASGKSNIIKAIRFCHAMVYESHKHNENTTFNFRPFKFKGYENRPSTYYIRFVAEGTEYRYKFSLTPDKVLKESLYHYPNGRKAKVFERDETKGKTKRERYSFGTGVIKRPMDVAENTSNKTLYISRASQMDRDIPKRIFRFFHNAFILRHSHYSIRNIDQLIGSYKPQLLKALRFADSDIVDFKYRVIKSKGKRVRANIDTQEAYLEDDELESLEIKTFHKGAPKIHFDFLREESNGTQKLFFMMLTILDIINRDKVLLIDEIEDSLHPKIVDYIIQLFNASRHGQLIFSTHNTHLLNLNKFRKDQIWFVNKREDGSSDLYSLYDYSDFRDTMDLEKAYLQGRFDSIPIVDDSIHNLHTIIED is encoded by the coding sequence ATGGTTTTAGAAATCCGGATAAAAAACTTTTTCACTATTGCCGAAGAAGTGGTCCTAGACATGAGGGCAGGGACAATCAATACAGCAAAATCCAAACAGCTTGGGGACAACCTGTTTTCTTTTGAAGATATTGAAGTACTTAAGGTCTTGGCCATATACGGAGCCAATGCATCGGGTAAATCCAATATTATTAAAGCCATCCGGTTTTGCCATGCTATGGTTTACGAATCCCATAAGCATAATGAAAATACCACTTTTAATTTCAGGCCTTTTAAGTTTAAGGGATATGAAAACCGTCCAAGTACCTATTATATCCGGTTTGTGGCAGAAGGAACCGAATACCGCTATAAGTTTTCCTTAACCCCGGATAAGGTTTTAAAGGAGAGCCTTTACCATTATCCCAATGGACGGAAAGCTAAAGTATTTGAACGGGATGAAACAAAGGGAAAAACAAAAAGGGAAAGATATTCATTTGGTACTGGGGTAATTAAAAGACCTATGGATGTCGCTGAGAACACTTCCAATAAGACCCTTTACATTTCCAGAGCCAGTCAAATGGATAGGGACATTCCAAAAAGGATTTTCCGGTTCTTCCATAATGCGTTTATTTTAAGACACTCCCATTATAGTATCAGAAATATTGATCAACTGATCGGGAGTTATAAACCGCAACTTCTCAAAGCCCTTCGTTTTGCTGACAGTGATATAGTGGATTTTAAATACCGTGTGATTAAATCTAAAGGAAAACGAGTTCGTGCCAACATCGACACGCAGGAAGCCTACTTGGAGGATGATGAATTGGAAAGCCTTGAGATCAAGACCTTCCATAAAGGGGCACCAAAAATACATTTTGATTTCCTAAGGGAGGAATCCAATGGTACCCAGAAACTGTTTTTTATGATGCTTACCATACTGGATATTATTAACCGGGACAAGGTTTTATTGATCGATGAAATTGAAGATAGTCTTCACCCCAAAATAGTTGACTATATTATTCAACTCTTCAATGCCAGCCGTCATGGCCAATTAATATTTTCAACACATAATACCCATCTATTGAACCTAAACAAGTTTAGGAAGGATCAGATTTGGTTTGTGAACAAAAGGGAGGACGGAAGTTCGGATTTGTATTCACTTTACGATTATAGCGATTTTAGGGATACAATGGATCTTGAGAAAGCCTACCTGCAGGGGCGTTTCGATTCGATTCCCATCGTGGATGATTCCATTCATAATTTACATACCATTATAGAAGACTGA
- a CDS encoding DEAD/DEAH box helicase has protein sequence MDKELKKSNRHFAIPLKRKNLDVDLTKLFEKVSRKENIHKSDIWIKLETTLGKEGLLLRAEIHYKQEAFLVKFIVYPDQLVILRNPRSETKGNEKLSLMEYYAIERIVTVKYLADITKYFKHELYEFMMNFPKDYRISYGDITPTSYLGHIYMPKTGEYLNEAIHKMDTWARRESDLIMGFCIPTFWWNEGIPLLFPFLGKTTKDKASIKSFISIDPERLALYTHLLSERQLALFEIANQLRKLSDESKGARQGIFKIPNCEDEPLMLKLWKRAFPLLKDEPFLYMFSKSKMPKDNIKPGRREMHKVSFDETPVRIAFLLEEEEDRWVLSRRGYENGKITKANVSFPRFCPLFTMDDPREPKTIKAMGTLKDIRVGTLLSKELQMTVYKHPKSQDSFLERFLPTLCTYFPVEVKIPKKLGLEVKNEMLTVESRWMELSQHHSKIMFVPYLKYREVEEPVDALQDGTLWARFEGNERTLQIRDNKAERKLQELLLGLHPLFKGHFLNDHPELDMSVFMEGYWFLDAFSKLKEAGVEIKGLEKLDGFDYHPYRPDIQMDVRAEKGWFDIGLQVRFGDKLLDMEQLRNAVVKQGGKVKLKDGKKGVIPMDWQDKLSGMLSMGQEKNGKLSLSKVHFPMVAKLYGKNAPKDITEWVKTKRKRLEKPAAKGNVKLPLVKATLRPYQKAGFYWMKALQEEEWGGILADDMGLGKTLQVLTLLLHTKETGGKQPNLIVATKTLLYNWEEQAAKFTPNLTFCKYYGQSRKKLQKELRHHDLIITTYDTVKSDIRFFGNMEFQYLITDEAQAIKNTGTDRYKAMSLLNAQFRLALSGTPIENSVMDLYALMNFVNPGFFGTEANFRNIFLEKGRVDKSPRMEALQTAIKPFILRRTKEKVAKDLPEKTEMVMYCEMEPQQRKAYETLRNYYKGELEDKISTEGLNKSKFKVLEGLMRLRQVCDHPVLVPDHHNYKGYSAKMEALMEQVVEKTGNHKLLVFSQFTGMLKLIGKALEKQGVCYSYLDGQTSEASRKKAIQQFQESDSVRVFLLSLKAGGSGLNLTAGDYVFLVDPWWNPAVESQAIDRCYRIGQDKKVMAYRMICQDTIEEKILQMQHEKKELAAGLIQTEEGLFKSLDTKGLLDLFK, from the coding sequence ATGGACAAGGAACTTAAAAAAAGTAATCGCCACTTTGCAATTCCCCTGAAAAGGAAGAACCTGGATGTCGATCTAACAAAATTATTTGAAAAGGTATCCCGGAAAGAAAATATCCACAAAAGTGATATTTGGATCAAATTGGAAACAACCTTGGGTAAGGAAGGACTTTTGCTTAGGGCCGAAATCCATTACAAACAGGAGGCCTTCCTGGTGAAATTTATAGTTTACCCCGACCAACTGGTTATCCTCAGAAACCCAAGATCGGAAACCAAAGGCAACGAAAAGCTGTCCCTCATGGAATATTATGCCATTGAAAGGATTGTAACGGTCAAATATCTTGCTGACATCACCAAGTATTTTAAACATGAACTTTATGAGTTCATGATGAATTTCCCCAAGGACTACAGGATATCTTACGGAGATATTACTCCGACCAGTTATCTTGGTCACATTTATATGCCGAAAACCGGAGAGTATTTAAATGAGGCTATCCATAAAATGGATACCTGGGCAAGACGGGAATCCGATCTCATCATGGGTTTCTGCATTCCTACTTTTTGGTGGAACGAGGGGATACCCTTGCTCTTTCCTTTTCTTGGAAAGACTACCAAGGACAAGGCCAGTATAAAATCGTTCATTTCCATCGACCCGGAAAGACTTGCCCTCTATACCCACTTGCTATCGGAAAGGCAACTGGCACTTTTTGAAATCGCCAACCAACTGAGAAAACTGTCGGATGAGAGCAAGGGAGCCAGGCAGGGGATCTTTAAAATTCCCAATTGCGAGGACGAGCCCTTAATGTTGAAACTCTGGAAAAGGGCTTTTCCGCTTTTGAAAGATGAACCGTTCCTGTACATGTTCAGTAAATCCAAAATGCCAAAGGATAATATAAAACCCGGAAGGAGGGAAATGCATAAGGTCAGTTTCGATGAAACCCCGGTCCGAATTGCATTTCTATTGGAGGAGGAGGAAGACCGGTGGGTATTGAGCCGTAGGGGATATGAAAATGGGAAAATTACCAAGGCCAATGTCTCATTTCCCCGGTTTTGTCCTCTTTTTACCATGGACGATCCACGGGAACCAAAAACCATTAAGGCCATGGGAACTCTTAAGGACATAAGGGTAGGGACATTGCTTTCAAAAGAGCTGCAAATGACCGTATACAAACATCCGAAATCCCAAGATTCCTTTTTGGAAAGGTTCCTGCCAACCTTGTGTACCTATTTTCCTGTAGAGGTCAAGATCCCCAAAAAGCTGGGATTGGAGGTTAAAAATGAAATGTTGACAGTAGAAAGTAGGTGGATGGAATTGTCCCAACACCACAGCAAGATCATGTTTGTTCCCTATCTAAAGTACCGTGAAGTGGAAGAGCCGGTGGATGCCCTTCAAGACGGAACCTTGTGGGCCAGGTTTGAAGGGAACGAACGGACTTTACAGATCAGGGACAATAAAGCGGAAAGGAAGCTTCAGGAGCTGTTGCTTGGCCTACACCCATTGTTCAAAGGACATTTCCTTAATGACCATCCAGAGCTGGATATGTCAGTATTTATGGAAGGTTATTGGTTCTTGGATGCATTTTCTAAGTTGAAGGAAGCCGGAGTGGAAATAAAGGGGCTGGAAAAACTCGATGGATTTGATTACCACCCTTACCGTCCGGATATCCAAATGGATGTGAGGGCTGAAAAAGGGTGGTTTGATATTGGTTTGCAGGTCAGGTTTGGAGACAAGCTGTTGGACATGGAACAATTGAGAAATGCGGTCGTCAAACAGGGCGGGAAGGTCAAGTTAAAGGATGGCAAGAAAGGGGTGATCCCAATGGACTGGCAGGACAAGTTGAGCGGAATGCTGTCCATGGGACAGGAGAAGAATGGCAAGTTGAGCCTTTCAAAGGTCCATTTTCCCATGGTAGCAAAACTGTACGGAAAGAATGCCCCCAAGGATATCACTGAATGGGTCAAAACAAAAAGAAAGCGATTGGAAAAGCCTGCTGCCAAGGGAAATGTGAAACTACCGTTGGTTAAGGCAACACTAAGGCCCTATCAGAAAGCCGGGTTTTATTGGATGAAAGCCCTTCAGGAGGAAGAATGGGGCGGGATACTGGCCGATGACATGGGGCTGGGTAAGACCTTACAGGTATTGACCTTGCTGCTCCATACCAAAGAAACGGGAGGAAAGCAGCCCAATTTGATAGTGGCTACTAAAACCCTACTATACAATTGGGAAGAACAGGCAGCGAAATTCACTCCTAATTTGACCTTTTGCAAGTATTATGGGCAATCAAGGAAAAAACTGCAGAAAGAGCTGCGCCACCATGACCTGATTATCACTACTTACGATACAGTAAAGTCCGATATCCGTTTCTTTGGCAATATGGAATTCCAATACCTCATCACCGATGAAGCCCAGGCCATTAAGAACACAGGCACCGACCGTTATAAAGCCATGAGTTTGCTTAATGCCCAATTCCGGCTGGCCCTTTCAGGTACTCCTATTGAAAACAGTGTGATGGATTTATATGCCCTGATGAATTTTGTCAATCCAGGGTTCTTCGGTACCGAGGCGAATTTCAGAAATATCTTTCTGGAGAAAGGAAGGGTGGACAAATCACCAAGAATGGAAGCACTACAAACGGCCATCAAGCCTTTTATCCTAAGAAGAACCAAGGAAAAAGTAGCCAAAGACCTGCCAGAAAAAACCGAAATGGTCATGTACTGTGAGATGGAACCCCAGCAGCGTAAGGCCTATGAGACCTTACGGAACTATTATAAGGGGGAACTCGAAGACAAAATCTCCACAGAGGGGCTTAACAAATCAAAATTTAAGGTCTTGGAAGGGCTAATGCGCCTAAGGCAGGTTTGTGACCATCCTGTTTTAGTACCGGATCATCATAATTATAAGGGCTATTCTGCCAAGATGGAAGCATTGATGGAGCAGGTTGTTGAAAAGACAGGGAATCATAAACTCTTGGTGTTTTCTCAGTTTACGGGCATGTTAAAGCTTATCGGAAAGGCACTGGAAAAACAAGGAGTCTGTTATTCTTACCTGGACGGCCAGACCTCCGAGGCTTCCAGAAAGAAGGCCATACAGCAGTTTCAGGAAAGTGATTCGGTAAGAGTATTTCTTTTAAGCCTCAAGGCTGGTGGTTCCGGGCTGAACCTTACTGCAGGGGATTACGTGTTTTTGGTCGATCCCTGGTGGAATCCGGCCGTGGAATCACAGGCCATCGACCGCTGTTATCGCATTGGCCAGGACAAAAAAGTGATGGCCTATCGCATGATATGCCAGGATACCATAGAAGAAAAAATCCTCCAAATGCAGCATGAAAAGAAAGAATTGGCTGCTGGGCTGATTCAGACTGAGGAGGGGCTCTTTAAGTCACTGGATACTAAAGGGCTTTTGGATTTGTTTAAATGA
- a CDS encoding Crp/Fnr family transcriptional regulator: protein MEASFFENIYNHPSLKKVDYESIINAHKEVQFKKNETILNEGKISNAYYLIRKGLFRSYVIDYKGNEITTDFFGPNDILIEVASLFLRSPSKETIQALTDGEVYKIGFNDFQKLYSTIEGFTEWGRSWMSHQLFIAKHRAVSMHTQSASQRYLNLVKEKPQILKEVPLKHIATYLGITDTSLSRIRKEVLSQTENLP, encoded by the coding sequence ATGGAAGCATCCTTTTTTGAAAACATATACAACCACCCCAGTTTAAAAAAAGTAGACTATGAAAGCATTATTAATGCTCATAAAGAAGTCCAATTCAAAAAAAATGAGACCATACTAAATGAGGGTAAAATAAGCAATGCCTACTATTTAATTAGAAAAGGTCTGTTCCGTTCTTATGTCATCGATTATAAAGGAAATGAAATTACTACTGACTTTTTTGGCCCCAATGACATTCTCATTGAGGTAGCATCATTATTTCTTCGTAGTCCTTCAAAAGAAACCATTCAAGCCTTAACGGATGGTGAAGTTTATAAAATTGGCTTCAACGATTTTCAAAAGCTGTACAGTACTATTGAGGGCTTTACCGAATGGGGTCGTAGTTGGATGTCCCACCAACTATTCATCGCAAAACACCGTGCTGTGAGTATGCACACACAAAGTGCTTCACAACGGTATTTAAATTTGGTAAAAGAAAAACCTCAAATTTTAAAAGAGGTGCCATTAAAACACATCGCTACTTATTTGGGAATTACCGATACTTCATTAAGTAGGATACGCAAAGAAGTACTGTCTCAAACTGAGAACTTGCCATAG
- a CDS encoding VOC family protein, protein MKKFNPVVWFEIYVIDMDRAAIFYEKVLQVVLENMSDPTDGSVQMKGFPSDMENYGASGALVKMEGIKPSTNGNLVYFGCEDCKVLEDRTAENGGEVIQSKMAIGEHGFVSIIKDTEGNSVGFHSLK, encoded by the coding sequence ATGAAAAAGTTTAACCCTGTGGTGTGGTTTGAAATATATGTTATCGACATGGATCGAGCTGCCATATTTTACGAAAAAGTGCTTCAAGTCGTATTGGAAAACATGAGTGACCCAACAGATGGATCTGTACAAATGAAAGGTTTCCCCAGCGATATGGAAAATTATGGAGCTTCCGGTGCTTTGGTGAAAATGGAAGGGATAAAACCTTCGACCAATGGAAATCTAGTTTATTTTGGTTGTGAGGATTGTAAAGTGTTAGAGGATAGAACTGCTGAAAATGGAGGTGAGGTAATCCAGTCCAAAATGGCTATTGGAGAGCACGGTTTTGTTTCCATTATAAAAGATACCGAAGGAAATTCCGTAGGTTTTCATTCATTGAAATAA
- a CDS encoding SRPBCC family protein: MESIEHINYIKAPVEKVYQVLISEEGLGNVWTKKLKVKPEIGFVNEFDFDEGYITKFKTVELEENNKIVWECIASDEEWIGTKVSFELTDKENVTTVVLKHFDWRARTDFYRWCNYNWGMFLYRLKRYCEK; the protein is encoded by the coding sequence ATGGAAAGCATAGAACACATCAATTATATAAAAGCACCTGTAGAAAAGGTTTATCAAGTGCTTATTTCAGAAGAAGGATTGGGGAACGTCTGGACAAAGAAGCTCAAAGTAAAACCTGAAATTGGTTTTGTAAATGAGTTTGATTTTGATGAAGGATATATTACCAAGTTTAAAACAGTTGAACTGGAAGAAAATAATAAAATTGTTTGGGAGTGTATTGCTTCTGATGAAGAATGGATAGGAACTAAGGTTTCCTTTGAACTCACTGATAAAGAAAACGTCACAACTGTTGTTCTTAAGCACTTTGACTGGAGAGCGCGAACAGACTTCTACCGTTGGTGCAATTATAATTGGGGGATGTTTTTGTATAGATTAAAGCGATATTGTGAAAAATGA
- a CDS encoding VOC family protein, producing the protein MKSGICTFLTFQDHNAEEAMCFYVELFDNSKVVAVQRYGTDGPGKEGTIISAIFELNGTRFMCSDSFIQHDWNFTPAISNWVECETEEELTRLYNALMENGDVKMPMDNYEFSQQFAFVEDRFGVSWQLNLEFEGSGSV; encoded by the coding sequence ATGAAATCAGGAATATGCACCTTTTTAACCTTTCAGGACCATAACGCCGAAGAGGCTATGTGTTTTTATGTTGAACTATTCGACAACTCTAAGGTGGTAGCTGTACAACGATATGGTACAGATGGCCCTGGAAAGGAAGGAACGATTATAAGCGCTATTTTTGAATTGAACGGAACGCGGTTTATGTGTAGTGACAGTTTTATTCAACACGATTGGAATTTTACGCCAGCAATATCCAATTGGGTGGAATGTGAAACTGAAGAAGAGCTTACTAGACTTTATAATGCCCTCATGGAAAACGGTGATGTTAAGATGCCTATGGATAACTACGAATTTAGCCAACAATTTGCTTTTGTAGAGGATAGGTTTGGGGTGTCTTGGCAGTTAAATTTGGAATTTGAAGGATCAGGGTCAGTTTAG